A stretch of the Alnus glutinosa chromosome 6, dhAlnGlut1.1, whole genome shotgun sequence genome encodes the following:
- the LOC133871697 gene encoding stemmadenine O-acetyltransferase-like translates to MEIEIISKECIKPSSPTPPNLKTYKLSLLDQVHSSIYIPVILFYPMNQSISHDVVDIVSQRSQLLKQSLSETLTRFYPLAGKVKDDLSIDCNDEGVLYLEAYANCHLVDYLNQPNLASLQQFLPQQMTFTDPVAGDYVAMTKVTSFACGGFAIGILVCHMVADGTAFSAFLNGWAATARKASEAVCPNFDAPSIFVQSDAFSKEAAMTTFAKAYKSDTERTKALPFVVVVELVVYRVNVTQDLLDLSWLQGDQSDQHIVLFASMILMQRRCLNLYFILA, encoded by the exons atggagatCGAAATTATTTCCAAAGAGTGCATCAAGCCCTCTTCTCCAACACCCCCTAACCTGAAAACCTACAAGCTATCCCTCTTGGACCAGGTCCATTCATCCATCTATATTCCTGTGATCCTCTTCTATCCCATGAACCAAAGCATAAGCCATGATGTTGTTGACATTGTCTCTCAAAGATCACAGCTGTTAAAGCAATCCCTATCAGAAACCCTAACTCGCTTTTACCCACTTGCTGGCAAAGTCAAAGATGATCTCTCCATCGATTGTAATGACGAGGGGGTTTTATATTTAGAAGCTTATGCAAACTGTCACCTTGTTGACTACCTCAACCAGCCTAATCTCGCATCATTGCAACAATTTTTACCGCAACAGATGACTTTTACAGATCCAGTTGCGGGAGATTATGTAGCTATGACAAAAGTGACCAGCTTTGCATGCGGCGGTTTTGCCATTGGTATCCTTGTTTGCCACATGGTCGCTGATGGAACTGCCTTCAGTGCATTTCTCAATGGTTGGGCAGCCACTGCTCGTAAGGCCTCTGAAGCTGTATGTCCTAATTTTGATGCCCCATCAATTTTCGTGCAAAGCGATGCATTCTCTAAAGAAGCAGCTATGACTACGTTTGCCAAGGCCTACAAATCAG ATACCGAGAGGACCAAAGCACTTCCCTTTGTGGTAGTGGTGGAACTTGTGGTTTATAGGGTGAATGTGACTCAAGATCTTCTTGACCTGTCATGGCTACAAGGAGACCAATCAGACCAACATATAGTTCTTTTTGCTTCTATGATTTTAATGCAAAGGAGATGCTTGAATTTATACTTTATACTTGCCTAG